The Rhododendron vialii isolate Sample 1 chromosome 1a, ASM3025357v1 region cgtAGCAAAAcagtccagtctacaagccttttcaaatcaaaacgtAGCAAAAtatttcaagtttggttccttgggtgtatACCGCGAAATCCGAATGGCGACTCAGAATCGAAgtgtttcgccgcgcttttccaaaaaaagggAGGCACCCGATTTTATGcacaaaaatagaattttcggggcgtgtgcccacacccttctctctctgtttacaTTGCTTGACCCTACACAATATATACACCGATAGAGGTTTGCACTTGTGTTCTAAAATGGAACTCCATGCCAGACCAAGCCTGGTGGTTGAAACACAAGGCAAGTAGATGAATATCTACACAAGTGGGTGGGAGAGGAAATGCTGAAGTAAAGAGGGAGTGGAGCAATGAGGTCTAGTGACGGCGGCCGGCCACCACAACAAGAAATTTAGAAATTGCAATTATTATGTgtatagtaaaaaattattccaaacTTATATGGTTTTGCCaccgctagattttttttccttatttttggtTACATACTAGTCctaaatcttttattttttttccaataaagGAGACTCAAAagagtattccaaaactaaattcaatggacAAGAGTGAAATAGTActcaaaaaagtattccaaactTTAACCTAAAACAACTAATCTAAAAAACtaaagttagtcttttttcgTACTCCTTATGCAAATGcaaatatcatttactataatttttgtaatgttattttaatttttttttagagtcgatgactattaatatccgaatgcatttttttttattttttagtatattaaaaaataaaatcctttGTAATTCTCaaccaaaatcatgaaaaaGTCTAAATCTGTTAAATGAGTAATAGACTACTCAAGAGAATTGAATAGATACAAATATCTTATAGGACTTGGCTTCTATAACATGAAAGTCGCATGTAAAAGAAAATGACTTTTAAGTGCTCAGGATGGCAGCTACATAAAGTTCCAAGGTTCATCAACAGGAGCTCCAGGCTCTAGCCATCTTAAAAAATGTTGTTCACCCTCATTTCCTTCATACTCtttcttcctccattaacaAGTTCTTAAGAGGCCCAGTCCCGGATCAAAGCAGGTTACTGGTATTCCAGCAGCCGATTCCCAGTCCCCGATATCGACTCGACTCTGTTCACTCACTTGACATTTAATTTGCTTTTGCATATATCAACACTTCAACTTATGAGCTCTAGATCGTTCGGCAAAAAAACCATCAATCACAACACTTCTGTCCATCTGGACAGGAGATTCAAACTTCTCAACCTTCTTTTCATTGGCTACCAAACCCTCTCATAGAACTTCTTTCATCGAATCATCAATACAGAGAGCCAGGCTTTATGGGTTTCACAGCCTGGAACTTTGTTGCGTCAAACCGGACACAAACACCACCAAGATGGAAAATATGGGAATTCTCTTCGACGATTGGAGAACCGCGGTAGACAGGGAATCGAAGAATTCTACCCCCCGATCACTGCTCCTTTTAACGCTGACCAGTCATTATTTGCCTTCCAAAAACAGCACAAGTTATCCGATGGAGTCGATTCGTAGGAACTTCGATTGGGTACACATCGTAGCCTATTACTATCACTTACCCACGATGGAAAACTTCACAGGCGCTTATTCTGCTTTGTATGACCCCTCAAGCAATGTAAGTACGGATTATGGAATTAAGGAATGGATTAGCAGAGGATTACCTGCTGAAAAGATGGTTTGGGGGTTATCATACCATGGGTACGCGTGGACGCTGGCAGACCCGACGGCCAATGAGATCGGATCGCCTGCAACAGGTCCCGCCGTTACGCCAGATGGGTTGATTTTCTAGAAGTTCATCAAGTCATATATGCTATGTGATGGAGAAAAAGTAGTGAATAACTCGACTTATGTCACGAACTACTGCATTAATGGTTCGGTTTGGATCGGTTATGATGACGCGGAGGTTATTAGAACTAAGGTTTCCTACGCGAGGGAGAAAGGGCTTCTGGGTTACAAAGTATGGCACGTCGCCAATGATGACAATTGGGTGCTTTCTAAGGCAGGTAAAACTTTAAAGCAACATAGCTGACCATAATTGATAGGGTTAAAAGGCtcaattttgtttggtttatcaTACCATACTGCAATAAAATAAGAATTTACATACATATATGGAATCAACCATCCCTGTGAACTTGCCATATGAATGTTTATCAGTGAGGGGGAGCTAGCCACCACCCCGAGCCAACAAGAATTAGGACGCCACACTCACATAGCACCTCCATCCCCCTTGCTAGCAGCTGTTGGGGTCACCTTATCACATGCGTAAGTGTGTGAAATGACTGTGGGAGAGGTTGTACGTAGAGATTAGTCCGAGTGCAAGCTAACCCGGAATACCCTATATTATAATAAAGAAAAcgcagaaaacaaaacaaaataaaacaatagaAGCAGGTCACCAATCACCATGCTAACAAAACACCTACAATCTAACGTGACGCAGAGCTGAATATTTAAAATTTCGTTGAACTGACTAAGTATTATGCTACTTTTTATTCATAACTACACCCCTAGAGATCGGTGTTCATCTCCCGGTATGCATCTGTCACTGCTGGACAttctgagttatcaaaaaacaaaacgaaaaaaaaaattatagaactTGGGAACACAATTGTCGTCACGAGGATTCTCCGCTTAACACCTTTTAAGTACTGTTGAAAATAATTTGGGCAATATATGatgattctttttttcttttctttttttacattgGTATATTGTCTTCTGCTATATCGTCACGAGGATCTTTCTCTTGTCTTCTGCTATATTGTCTCCTCACATTCCTCTGTAATGCACAATTTCATAACACaagaagatgagaaagatcCTAGAAACAAGAGACAGCCGTTGCTAGTAATATAATCTTGCTTCCAACTGCAGCCACATTTACCCTTCTACTAGTTTCTGCGATGTGGTATCTATGCAAGAGAGCACGAAGAAACAAAGGTAAATTCCTCCCAGTTGTGAAAATTTTGTTCCTAAATCATTTCCCTTCACCCTCTTAACGTCTTTCTTCGATTTTCCACAtgttcttttttattggttACAGGATGGATGGACGACGAAAAAAGAATCCCAATCTTTATTGAGAACTACTATGGCATCTCCTGAAAATGCAAATACACCACCTAATTTGCTAGTATTTAGTCTCACTGACCTTGTAGAAGCTACCAAcaatttttcatttgaaaataaacttggaGAGGGTGGATGCGGACCTGTTTACAAGGTAAAATGATTTATTTTCACataaaatcaagaaaacaaaactaaatacGCGGTGTCTGTTTTGCCTGCAAGGTATATTACGTAACGGAcaagaaataacaataaagagACTCTCAAGAACTTCTACACAAGGATTTGAAGAGTTCAAGAATGAGGTCATGCTGACTGCAAAACTGCAGCATGTAAATCTTGTAAGAGTTCTGAAATTTTGCactgaaaaagaagaacaaatgtTGATCTATGAATACATGCCAAACAAAAGCCTGGATCATTTTGTCTATGGTTTGAAATCTTTAATGCTTCTAATATAATCGTGAACCATAATTGAGTGTGGTTTTAACATGAGGTGTCGTCTAACTTTTAACTATCCAAATCTCTTTTGCGTAGATCCAATTAGGGGATTACTTTTAGATTGGGAAAAACGAGTTCAAATCATTGTAGGGGTTACTTAGGGGCTCTTGTACCTCCAAGAGTACTCAAGATTGACAATAATTCATAGGGATTTGAAAGCGAGCAACATTTTGTTAGACAACGAGATGAAGCCCAAGATTGCGGACTTGGGCATGGCTAGAATTTTCCAGAAAGATGAATTCGAAGGTAACACTGACCGGATTGTTGAAACATAGTAAGTGTCATATTTCTTACAATACACACTACCCAATGTGTTCTTGTCTCAAATAGTACTCATCTagttttctccctttttttttacgaaCGCAATATTGCAGTGGTTCTGTACCTCCCGAATATGTAAAACATGGCATATACTCCACCAAATCAGATGTTTATAGTTTTGgagttcttctttttcaaatcatTAGCGGAACGTGGAATAATTGGTTACATGGCCTTCAAGAAGACTTAAACCTCCTAGAATATGTAAGTAATTCTGAAAACTGTGACATGGATATTGCGAATTGATTTCCTTCCAGTGAACTCTAAAGAAGGACTACCTTCAAATACTTCAGGCATATGATTTGAGGAATTGTGGGAAAGGCATGGAGTTCATGGATCCATCGCTCGATGATACATATTCATCATGCAAATAGCTTTGCTCTGTGTCTAAGAAAATCCAGCCGATAGACCCTCTATGTTGGAACTCTCATCGATGCT contains the following coding sequences:
- the LOC131298757 gene encoding class V chitinase CHIT5-like, with translation MENMGILFDDWRTAVDRESKNSTPRSLLLLTLTSHYLPSKNSTSYPMESIRRNFDWVHIVAYYYHLPTMENFTGAYSALYDPSSNVSTDYGIKEWISRGLPAEKMVWGLSYHGYAWTLADPTANEIGSPATGPAVTPDGLIF